One region of Prosthecobacter dejongeii genomic DNA includes:
- a CDS encoding alpha-2-macroglobulin family protein: MKYFLWLPLVFLLMPTPTPAQDAQATLEKVKALTEQGNHREAADLGKAGLKGADATAELLAATFQALASLNAPAEQEEVLEMTVKTHPKNWNLLLQAAVDFGRLEHSGQIVDGKFQRQAYRYARGGNFVQTQQRDRHRELQLLEAAWKAQPAEATVAEKITVMSLLASGLMPGHSYHGSGLYESGMVWSLLHLTDIQGPLPDYDEQSGLDDPATGYPVDEKGEPVYFKAAESWAAARNDGERILWLWQEIGKLHPGQMKESLRILAELAKAWFSVRTLEDLGLRFEADEKEGAKRDGIAALHTLKDDETVVRLATGPKRLTLPPEWSFMELLKARANDPEESAMRRAEIWKVLADEWTDRRQYPKAVEALKNGIAVLPKLTEKEQKLLEKKLKPSSSNLLPDVGGADSFSTAEGSMVAEMSTSLWEITANQGHLDPQLAQAAGSEAKLSLTFRNATQVSFSARRVNVAKLLADTEAYLRSSPKEFEWQRANIQSIGQRLLEEGNGKKYLMGDAVTWEQKLEPRENHWDRRVTVPTPLKEAGAWLVEGRFEGGHVTKALLWLEGLVIVQTKQAKGGHYFIADAATGAPVEGATVRFFGYHQEWKESKILRRPQMHYTFKDLQLTSDAAGQVKSDMAKMDNYQWLIQAKAADGRLAFLGFQGLYFHEGRDRYDAQTRLYTITDRPVYRPGQEVKWKAWARQVGYDPKLDSNVFADAMMKVTITDPRGEKVTEKTFKADESGAINDVLMLGDEATLGSYVMTFAAQRKGRALEHVGNHNFRVEEYKKPEFEVKVEAPTTPVALGDSFEVKVKADYYFGGPVKEGKVKYNVQRSAHTERWFPIGPWDWLFGAGYGWRASYYDWYPGAERWCFCIPRYPWVRWHSDPPELVAEGESPLNADGTFTIQVDTALAKELHGQEDHRYTIEAQVTDQSRRTIFGTGSVLAARRPFEVYVSLNQGYYQTGEVAEATVNARTLDGREVQATGGLTVYRITYGKDGQPTEEAVHTAEVTLKEGEPMVKARFTLAQGGQYRVSVKLKDKAGHEIEGISFTTARGEGFEEGKDYRFDDLELITQKDEYAPGEEVEITLNTNRPGSTVALFLRTENGTYPDPVWIKLEGKSTTHRFNLTEADQPNVFLEAYTVSAAKVHQVTRQIIVPPKKRIATVELTPDSATYLPGQGSKVKVLVKDQDGKPFVGKVVLTAYDKALEYISGGSNQQDIRPFFWGWKRSHYPQVTDSLHALETGLGGWMSPLGIFGGSVADDAGDPFASGGAPAAGGMASRRMSMKFEGGLAMAPPPPPGAPMAAPAPVAMAIEMSADAFAAGGAAADAEEGPQPMIRSNLADSAVWIADFTTDAQGAGEFNFTLPDNLTTWKLRSWVMGPSTQVGEAAVEVITRKNLMVRLQAPRFFVEKDEVVISANVHNEMDVAQSVKAVLELEGGVLEFLEKGQATQAAADIGAHGEKRFDWRVKVTGEGEAKIRVKALAQKDSDAMEMTFPAYTHGLLKTDSWSLALRPDEASGKLTLKVPAERKPEQSRLEVRYSPTLAMALVDALPYLVAYPYGCTEQTLNRFVPTVITLGVLKDLGVDLKAVKEKLTNLNAQQIGKPEERAKQWKGRPNQEPVFDEDEVKKMAKTGLARLEAMRNGDGGWGWFPGGRESSPHITAVVMHGLKAAERIGFDLNDGLIRQGVEWLARHEAEELRRLNLPVKHKDRKSYPDNLDALIHSVLVEYKAGNKAMRDQLYEQREKLSRYSVALLGLTCDAVEEDERRDMCLRNLRQFLKQDEENQTAYLDLPQGGWWWYWYEDQIETQAVFLRLLVAANPKDETAPRIAKYLLNNRRNGTYWNSTKDTAAVIEALAIYAKASGETNPQQTLEVLLDGKSLKKVEITKETLFTFDGSLLLEGEALTTGEHTLEIRKLGESPLYVNAYLTVFSQEDNIPASGLEVKARRKFYKLIEEKPEQKVAGGRGQVVTQTGLKYRREEIASDSPLKSGDLIEVELSVESKNDYEYVLIEDLKPAGFEPVKVQSGWTYEGLPAYQEFRDEKVAFFAERLPKGTHNLSYRVKAEIPGRFSALPTKIEAMYAPELKGNSDEWKARITE, from the coding sequence ATGAAATATTTTCTCTGGCTCCCCCTCGTCTTCCTTCTCATGCCTACCCCCACCCCAGCCCAAGATGCCCAGGCGACCTTGGAGAAAGTGAAAGCCCTGACTGAGCAGGGCAATCACCGGGAGGCAGCGGACCTGGGGAAGGCGGGACTGAAGGGGGCGGATGCGACGGCGGAGCTGCTAGCTGCCACCTTTCAGGCACTGGCCAGCCTGAATGCACCGGCGGAGCAGGAGGAGGTGCTGGAGATGACGGTGAAGACTCACCCGAAAAACTGGAACCTACTTTTGCAGGCGGCGGTGGATTTTGGGAGGTTGGAGCACAGCGGGCAGATCGTGGATGGGAAGTTCCAGCGCCAAGCCTACCGCTATGCCCGAGGGGGCAACTTTGTGCAAACGCAGCAGCGCGACCGCCATCGCGAGCTGCAACTGCTGGAGGCGGCATGGAAGGCGCAACCTGCGGAGGCGACCGTGGCGGAAAAGATCACGGTGATGAGCCTGCTGGCCTCAGGATTGATGCCTGGTCATTCCTACCATGGCAGCGGTCTCTACGAATCGGGGATGGTGTGGAGCCTGCTGCACCTGACCGACATCCAGGGGCCGCTGCCGGACTATGATGAGCAGAGTGGGCTGGATGATCCGGCCACGGGCTACCCGGTGGATGAAAAGGGCGAGCCTGTTTACTTCAAGGCGGCGGAGTCCTGGGCAGCAGCCCGGAATGATGGCGAGCGCATTTTGTGGCTGTGGCAGGAGATAGGAAAACTGCACCCGGGGCAGATGAAGGAGTCGCTGCGGATCTTGGCGGAGCTGGCGAAGGCGTGGTTCTCAGTTCGCACTTTGGAGGACTTGGGGCTGCGTTTTGAGGCGGATGAAAAGGAAGGGGCAAAGCGCGATGGCATCGCGGCGCTGCACACGCTGAAGGATGATGAAACGGTGGTGCGGCTGGCCACGGGGCCGAAGCGCCTCACGCTGCCGCCTGAGTGGAGCTTCATGGAACTGCTGAAAGCCCGGGCGAATGATCCTGAGGAAAGCGCCATGAGACGGGCGGAAATCTGGAAGGTATTGGCGGATGAGTGGACGGACCGTCGCCAGTATCCAAAGGCGGTGGAGGCCCTGAAAAATGGCATCGCAGTACTGCCGAAGCTGACGGAGAAAGAGCAAAAGCTGCTGGAAAAGAAGCTAAAGCCCAGTTCGTCCAATCTCCTGCCGGATGTGGGCGGGGCAGATTCTTTCAGCACGGCGGAAGGCTCCATGGTCGCCGAGATGTCCACAAGCCTCTGGGAGATCACTGCGAACCAGGGCCACCTGGATCCACAGCTCGCCCAGGCTGCAGGCAGTGAGGCGAAGCTGTCGCTGACGTTTCGCAATGCGACGCAGGTTTCCTTTTCCGCCCGCCGGGTGAATGTGGCCAAGCTGCTGGCGGATACGGAGGCGTACCTGCGCAGCTCGCCCAAGGAGTTTGAGTGGCAGCGGGCGAATATCCAGAGCATCGGCCAGCGCCTGCTGGAGGAAGGCAATGGAAAGAAATATCTCATGGGAGATGCAGTGACCTGGGAGCAGAAGTTGGAGCCACGTGAGAACCACTGGGACCGCCGGGTGACGGTACCCACACCACTGAAGGAGGCCGGGGCCTGGCTGGTAGAGGGACGTTTTGAAGGCGGACACGTGACCAAGGCACTGCTGTGGCTGGAGGGTCTGGTGATCGTGCAGACGAAACAGGCCAAGGGCGGGCACTACTTCATCGCCGATGCGGCCACGGGCGCCCCTGTCGAAGGCGCCACGGTGCGGTTCTTTGGCTATCATCAGGAGTGGAAGGAGAGCAAGATCCTGCGCCGGCCCCAGATGCACTACACTTTCAAGGACCTGCAACTGACCTCCGATGCCGCGGGGCAGGTGAAGTCAGACATGGCGAAGATGGATAACTACCAGTGGCTGATCCAGGCCAAGGCGGCAGACGGGCGGCTGGCGTTCCTGGGCTTTCAGGGTTTGTACTTTCATGAGGGGCGGGACCGATACGATGCGCAGACCCGCCTTTACACCATCACGGACCGTCCGGTCTATCGTCCGGGCCAGGAGGTGAAGTGGAAGGCCTGGGCACGGCAGGTGGGCTATGATCCAAAGCTGGACAGCAATGTCTTTGCCGATGCGATGATGAAGGTGACCATCACGGATCCGCGTGGTGAAAAGGTGACGGAAAAGACCTTCAAGGCCGATGAATCCGGGGCCATCAACGACGTGCTGATGCTGGGGGATGAGGCCACCCTAGGCAGCTACGTGATGACCTTCGCAGCGCAGAGGAAAGGTAGAGCCCTGGAGCATGTGGGGAACCACAACTTCCGCGTGGAGGAGTACAAGAAACCGGAGTTTGAAGTGAAGGTGGAGGCGCCCACCACACCGGTGGCGCTGGGCGATAGCTTTGAGGTGAAGGTGAAGGCGGACTACTACTTTGGTGGTCCGGTGAAGGAGGGGAAGGTGAAGTACAACGTACAGCGCAGCGCACATACGGAGCGCTGGTTTCCCATCGGTCCGTGGGACTGGCTTTTCGGCGCGGGATATGGCTGGCGCGCGAGTTATTATGACTGGTATCCAGGGGCGGAGCGCTGGTGCTTCTGCATCCCGCGCTACCCGTGGGTGCGCTGGCATTCGGACCCGCCGGAGCTGGTGGCCGAAGGCGAATCCCCGCTGAATGCGGACGGCACTTTCACCATCCAGGTGGATACCGCACTCGCGAAGGAACTCCATGGCCAGGAAGATCACCGTTACACCATCGAGGCGCAGGTGACGGACCAGAGCCGCCGCACGATCTTTGGCACGGGCAGCGTGCTGGCGGCGCGGCGTCCGTTTGAGGTCTATGTCTCGCTGAACCAGGGCTACTACCAGACAGGCGAAGTGGCGGAGGCGACGGTGAATGCGCGCACGCTGGATGGCCGCGAGGTGCAGGCCACAGGCGGCCTAACCGTTTATCGGATCACGTATGGCAAGGATGGCCAGCCGACGGAAGAGGCTGTGCACACCGCCGAGGTGACGCTGAAAGAGGGCGAGCCGATGGTGAAGGCGCGCTTTACCCTGGCGCAGGGCGGGCAGTATCGTGTCTCGGTCAAGCTGAAGGACAAGGCGGGGCATGAGATCGAGGGCATCAGCTTCACCACGGCCCGTGGCGAGGGCTTTGAGGAGGGCAAAGACTACCGTTTTGACGACCTGGAACTCATCACTCAAAAGGATGAATACGCGCCTGGAGAAGAGGTGGAAATCACGCTGAACACGAACCGCCCCGGCAGCACGGTGGCGCTGTTTTTGCGGACCGAAAACGGGACCTATCCTGACCCGGTGTGGATCAAGCTGGAGGGCAAGAGCACGACGCACCGCTTCAACCTGACGGAGGCGGACCAGCCGAATGTTTTTCTGGAGGCCTACACTGTGAGCGCGGCGAAGGTACACCAAGTGACACGCCAGATCATCGTTCCGCCGAAGAAGCGCATCGCCACGGTGGAGTTGACGCCGGACAGCGCGACTTATCTGCCTGGCCAGGGATCGAAGGTAAAGGTGCTGGTGAAGGACCAGGACGGAAAACCCTTTGTGGGCAAGGTGGTGCTGACGGCCTATGACAAGGCGCTGGAGTACATCTCCGGTGGCAGCAATCAGCAAGACATCCGTCCCTTTTTCTGGGGCTGGAAGCGCAGCCATTACCCGCAGGTAACAGATTCCCTCCACGCGCTAGAAACGGGCCTTGGGGGCTGGATGAGTCCGCTGGGGATCTTTGGCGGCAGCGTGGCGGATGATGCGGGCGATCCCTTTGCCTCTGGAGGTGCACCTGCGGCAGGTGGCATGGCAAGCAGGCGGATGAGCATGAAGTTTGAAGGAGGTCTCGCGATGGCCCCCCCACCCCCCCCCGGTGCGCCGATGGCGGCCCCTGCGCCTGTGGCGATGGCCATAGAGATGTCTGCAGATGCCTTTGCCGCAGGCGGTGCTGCTGCTGACGCAGAAGAAGGCCCGCAGCCGATGATCCGCAGCAATCTAGCGGACAGTGCGGTGTGGATCGCAGACTTCACCACGGATGCGCAGGGCGCGGGCGAGTTTAACTTCACGCTGCCGGACAACCTTACGACGTGGAAGCTGCGCTCCTGGGTGATGGGCCCGTCCACGCAGGTGGGGGAGGCGGCGGTGGAGGTCATCACGCGGAAGAACCTGATGGTGCGGCTGCAGGCCCCGCGCTTCTTTGTGGAAAAGGATGAGGTGGTGATCTCGGCCAACGTCCACAATGAAATGGACGTGGCGCAGAGTGTGAAAGCGGTGCTGGAGCTGGAGGGCGGCGTGCTGGAATTTCTGGAGAAAGGGCAGGCCACCCAGGCAGCGGCGGACATCGGCGCGCATGGCGAAAAGCGCTTTGACTGGCGGGTGAAAGTCACCGGCGAGGGCGAGGCGAAGATCCGCGTGAAGGCGCTGGCGCAGAAGGACAGCGACGCCATGGAGATGACCTTCCCGGCCTACACCCACGGCCTGCTGAAGACGGACTCCTGGAGCCTGGCCCTGCGCCCGGATGAGGCCAGTGGCAAGCTGACGCTGAAGGTGCCTGCGGAGCGCAAGCCGGAGCAGTCCCGCCTGGAGGTGCGCTACTCCCCCACGCTGGCGATGGCGCTGGTGGATGCGCTGCCGTATCTGGTGGCCTACCCCTATGGCTGCACAGAGCAGACGCTGAACCGCTTTGTCCCCACGGTGATCACCCTGGGTGTGCTGAAGGACCTGGGCGTGGACCTGAAAGCGGTGAAGGAAAAACTCACGAACCTGAATGCCCAGCAGATCGGCAAACCGGAGGAGCGTGCGAAGCAGTGGAAGGGACGGCCTAACCAAGAGCCTGTCTTTGATGAGGACGAAGTGAAGAAGATGGCGAAGACGGGCCTGGCCCGGCTGGAGGCCATGCGCAATGGCGACGGCGGCTGGGGCTGGTTCCCCGGCGGGCGCGAGTCCTCCCCCCACATCACGGCGGTGGTGATGCACGGCCTGAAGGCGGCGGAGCGCATCGGCTTTGACCTGAATGATGGCCTGATCCGCCAAGGGGTGGAATGGCTGGCACGTCATGAGGCGGAGGAGCTGCGCCGGCTGAATTTGCCTGTGAAGCACAAGGACCGCAAAAGCTACCCGGACAATCTGGATGCGCTGATCCACAGCGTGCTGGTGGAGTACAAAGCCGGCAACAAGGCCATGCGTGACCAGCTTTATGAACAGCGTGAGAAGCTCTCCCGCTACAGCGTGGCCCTGCTGGGCCTAACGTGCGATGCGGTGGAGGAGGATGAACGCCGCGACATGTGCCTGCGCAATTTGCGGCAGTTCCTGAAACAGGATGAGGAGAACCAGACGGCCTATCTGGATCTGCCACAGGGAGGCTGGTGGTGGTATTGGTATGAGGACCAGATCGAAACTCAGGCGGTCTTTCTGCGACTGCTGGTGGCAGCGAATCCGAAGGACGAAACGGCCCCACGAATCGCCAAGTACCTGCTGAACAATCGCCGTAACGGCACCTACTGGAACAGTACGAAGGATACGGCGGCGGTCATCGAGGCCCTGGCCATCTATGCGAAGGCCAGCGGCGAAACCAACCCGCAGCAGACGCTGGAGGTACTCCTAGACGGCAAGTCTTTGAAGAAGGTGGAGATCACGAAGGAGACGCTCTTCACCTTTGATGGCAGCCTACTGCTGGAGGGCGAGGCCCTGACCACGGGCGAGCACACGCTGGAGATTCGCAAGCTGGGCGAATCCCCTCTTTATGTGAATGCGTACCTGACGGTCTTCTCGCAAGAAGATAACATCCCCGCCTCCGGGTTGGAGGTGAAGGCGCGGCGCAAGTTTTACAAGCTGATCGAGGAGAAGCCGGAGCAGAAAGTGGCGGGCGGGCGCGGCCAGGTGGTGACGCAGACCGGGCTGAAATATCGTCGCGAGGAAATCGCCAGCGATAGCCCCTTGAAGAGCGGAGACCTCATCGAAGTGGAGCTGTCCGTGGAAAGCAAAAACGACTACGAATACGTTCTGATTGAGGACCTAAAGCCCGCCGGTTTTGAACCGGTAAAAGTGCAGAGCGGCTGGACCTACGAGGGCCTGCCTGCCTATCAGGAATTCCGCGATGAGAAAGTGGCCTTCTTTGCCGAGCGGCTACCCAAAGGTACGCACAACCTAAGCTACCGCGTGAAGGCCGAGATCCCTGGCCGTTTCAGCGCCCTGCCCACGAAGATTGAGGCGATGTATGCGCCGGAGCTGAAAGGCAACTCGGACGAGTGGAAAGCGCGAATCACGGAATAA
- a CDS encoding DUF7660 family protein: protein MSESKQDKSIFTRKDFVVFIQGMEKDFRTNHEDWENKDIPSFLDALGRWVEDMDGYYMNHGLEVPKELTWKVLCDIFDAAKIYE, encoded by the coding sequence ATGAGCGAATCAAAGCAGGACAAATCAATATTCACTCGCAAAGACTTTGTCGTATTTATTCAAGGAATGGAGAAAGATTTTCGGACTAACCACGAAGATTGGGAAAATAAAGATATACCCAGCTTTTTGGATGCATTAGGGAGGTGGGTTGAAGATATGGATGGCTATTATATGAATCATGGTCTGGAGGTCCCGAAAGAACTGACATGGAAAGTTTTATGTGACATATTTGATGCAGCAAAGATTTATGAGTAA
- a CDS encoding PPC domain-containing protein, with protein sequence MALGTGVLWAEAPKLEALFPAGGQIGSSFTLAATGKLDDTVRLWTDAPGLYLTPTGKKREWQVTVSPQARPGLHHIVALNADGISDPRVFSIGQHPEITEAEPNDMVGKGQAVAKLPTCVNARLDKSGDVDGYTVTLKTGQTLHALVEAYALGSPVDVMAHVLDPAGLRVLTVSDGRNLDPRLVYTAPKDGDYTVQLAGFAHPPLADVRFTGGPTVVYRLHLSTGPVVTHLHPAALATRGKTEVTQMGSGLDAKKLGLTVDATTLPNSSDKVRQILVAGALQPIQVLAVEKPALMEKEPNNTTAQATPVPTGTLTLAGGIADKADVDRYSLILKKGEKGQARLYSRQLGLSLDATLRIEGPDGKVLATAVDQGEQPDPNATWTAAADGAYQIIVEDQFHQGGPNHHYVIDLSPAAPDVAVTLPERKPIALAPGKTAVVKVNVKPLNGYKQTTVLRVSGLPPGVAAAEVPVPEKGGDVEVKLVAATNAEPSQSPLLFQLWPLQEPMTTVTADYPLRNEDVRGTTLRDRNSAVWLLVEKKK encoded by the coding sequence ATGGCCCTGGGCACAGGGGTGTTGTGGGCGGAGGCACCCAAGCTAGAAGCACTGTTCCCTGCTGGTGGACAGATTGGCAGCAGTTTCACACTCGCAGCCACGGGCAAGCTGGATGACACGGTACGTCTATGGACGGATGCGCCGGGGCTTTACCTCACGCCGACGGGCAAAAAACGCGAGTGGCAGGTGACGGTGTCTCCGCAGGCCCGGCCAGGGCTGCATCACATCGTGGCACTGAATGCAGACGGCATTTCAGACCCGCGCGTTTTCAGCATCGGCCAACACCCAGAAATCACGGAGGCGGAGCCTAACGACATGGTGGGTAAAGGCCAGGCCGTGGCCAAGCTGCCCACCTGTGTGAATGCCCGCCTGGACAAGAGTGGCGATGTGGACGGCTACACCGTGACCCTGAAGACGGGGCAGACGCTGCACGCACTGGTAGAGGCCTATGCGCTGGGATCTCCCGTGGATGTGATGGCGCATGTGCTGGATCCTGCGGGCCTGCGCGTGCTGACTGTGAGCGACGGGCGGAATCTGGATCCGCGTCTGGTTTACACCGCACCGAAGGATGGGGACTACACCGTGCAGCTCGCAGGTTTTGCCCATCCGCCTCTGGCTGATGTGCGCTTCACGGGCGGCCCCACGGTAGTCTATCGCCTGCATCTCAGCACCGGTCCCGTGGTCACGCACCTGCACCCCGCAGCGCTCGCCACCAGAGGCAAGACGGAAGTCACCCAGATGGGGAGCGGGCTGGATGCAAAAAAACTTGGCCTAACTGTAGATGCAACCACGCTGCCCAACAGCAGTGACAAAGTGCGGCAGATCCTCGTGGCAGGGGCCTTGCAGCCCATCCAGGTGCTGGCGGTGGAAAAGCCCGCCCTAATGGAAAAAGAGCCTAACAATACCACCGCCCAGGCCACTCCGGTGCCTACAGGCACATTGACGCTGGCAGGGGGAATCGCCGACAAGGCCGATGTGGACCGCTACTCTCTAATCCTGAAAAAGGGCGAGAAGGGACAGGCGCGCCTGTATTCCCGACAACTCGGTTTATCCCTGGATGCCACACTGCGCATCGAAGGGCCCGATGGCAAGGTGCTGGCCACCGCCGTGGACCAGGGCGAGCAGCCAGACCCAAACGCGACCTGGACAGCGGCAGCGGACGGCGCATACCAGATCATCGTGGAGGACCAGTTTCATCAAGGCGGGCCTAACCATCATTACGTGATTGATCTCTCTCCGGCAGCTCCGGATGTGGCCGTGACCCTGCCTGAGCGCAAGCCCATCGCGCTGGCCCCTGGCAAGACTGCCGTGGTGAAGGTGAATGTGAAGCCCCTGAACGGCTACAAACAAACAACGGTGCTACGCGTCAGCGGATTGCCCCCCGGAGTTGCAGCGGCAGAGGTGCCAGTGCCAGAAAAGGGCGGCGATGTGGAAGTGAAGCTGGTGGCAGCCACAAACGCGGAGCCAAGCCAATCCCCTCTGCTGTTTCAGCTTTGGCCCCTACAGGAACCAATGACGACCGTGACTGCCGACTACCCCTTACGCAACGAGGATGTGCGCGGCACCACACTGCGAGACCGGAACTCGGCTGTGTGGTTGCTGGTAGAAAAGAAGAAATGA
- a CDS encoding DUF1501 domain-containing protein gives MNSGSHYNCAGVGRRDFLQIGFGAIGGVAFSDILAMRAQAAQARGKASPDEINCILVWLDGGPSHYETFDPKPDAPREIRGEFKSIPTSVPGVHFCETMPKLAKCFDKFTVLRSLCHKDPNHGGGNHYLMTGTPTPVPVGCGAFVSFHPSFGSMVSHERGVRGGLPGYMSLPSVTRSGGPNFLGAQHAPFVIGGDPSSKSFRVRDLAIPQDISEGRALSRNSLRASLDNLKRINHKAAEDPTVGFDQFYQQGMELVTSDTAQAAFELSKEPEATRKLYGENDFGQRLLLARRLAEVGVSFTVAYWGGWDHHRDIFKTFKDGYAAKLDQGLSGLITDLDQRGMLDSTLVICLGEFGRTPKVNKDSGRDHWPGAMSVVMAGAGIPGGQIIGATDPKGYYAAENIYSPEDFAVSLYTKLGIDPHQVLHSNTGRPVQLVNGGKPIKELFA, from the coding sequence GTGAATTCAGGTTCTCATTACAATTGCGCGGGCGTGGGCCGTCGCGACTTCCTCCAGATCGGCTTCGGGGCCATCGGCGGGGTCGCGTTTTCAGACATCTTAGCGATGCGGGCGCAAGCTGCCCAGGCGCGAGGCAAGGCGAGCCCAGACGAGATCAACTGCATCCTCGTCTGGCTGGACGGTGGCCCCTCACACTACGAAACCTTCGATCCGAAGCCGGATGCGCCGCGTGAGATCCGGGGCGAGTTCAAATCCATCCCCACCAGCGTGCCGGGTGTGCATTTCTGTGAAACCATGCCGAAGCTGGCGAAGTGCTTCGACAAGTTCACGGTCCTGCGTTCGCTCTGCCACAAGGACCCGAACCACGGCGGCGGGAACCATTATTTGATGACAGGCACGCCCACACCGGTGCCGGTGGGCTGCGGGGCTTTTGTCTCGTTCCATCCCTCGTTTGGCTCCATGGTCTCACATGAGCGCGGCGTGCGGGGTGGCCTGCCTGGCTACATGAGCCTGCCCAGTGTGACACGCTCTGGTGGTCCGAATTTCCTCGGCGCGCAGCATGCACCTTTCGTCATCGGCGGCGACCCGAGCAGCAAGTCCTTTCGAGTGCGCGATCTGGCCATTCCCCAAGATATCAGCGAAGGCCGGGCGCTCAGTCGCAATAGCCTACGCGCCTCTTTGGATAACCTAAAGCGTATCAACCACAAGGCCGCAGAAGATCCCACGGTGGGTTTTGATCAATTTTACCAGCAGGGCATGGAACTGGTCACTTCCGATACTGCCCAAGCCGCCTTTGAATTGAGCAAAGAACCTGAAGCCACGCGCAAGCTGTATGGTGAAAATGACTTTGGCCAGCGACTGCTGCTGGCGCGTCGCCTCGCTGAAGTGGGCGTGTCCTTCACCGTCGCCTACTGGGGTGGCTGGGACCATCATCGCGATATTTTTAAGACCTTCAAAGACGGCTACGCAGCAAAGCTGGATCAAGGCCTGAGTGGCCTCATCACAGACCTAGATCAGCGCGGCATGCTGGATAGCACGCTTGTGATCTGTCTGGGTGAATTTGGCCGCACCCCAAAAGTGAATAAAGACTCGGGCCGCGACCACTGGCCAGGGGCGATGAGTGTGGTGATGGCAGGCGCGGGCATTCCTGGAGGGCAGATCATCGGTGCGACCGATCCTAAAGGTTACTACGCGGCGGAGAATATCTACTCGCCAGAAGACTTTGCCGTCTCCCTCTACACGAAGCTGGGCATTGATCCGCATCAGGTCCTCCACTCGAACACGGGGCGTCCGGTGCAGCTCGTGAACGGCGGCAAGCCCATCAAAGAGCTCTTCGCGTGA
- a CDS encoding MATE family efflux transporter, whose amino-acid sequence MSLMPKIVRGSAMHVIEQVVRLACGLWITPRMVYYLGENGFGLWGILAGIFSQFLLLDLGLSTSMPRFLARAIGNGDVDDLRRTASTGTLGMLIIGVIAQIAGAITWLTLPWFLSEVHELEEARHVVVALTISSLAFWLVRPILVHLQSQLRRDIIAIAAITRVLLCTVAVAWALGHGKGLVTVAWIHTIGGLGELALMALMDRAFFPLVRWHWTQRHKARELLIFSRWSYLLTTSERISFSGTDIFILAAVISSAASGIYSLGQKFAIMFYDVAYSIVGAQLLSAFSQLDGADDRSGLERGFIAASRISVQVAVIGGGILWAIGPAFLTRWVPQQAAEATPVLLALIFPHVLGAAQIPARHLLISLARHRALALTFLVGIILNILLTYVLVRHQGITGAAIASLVVMSLVYGVAMPWLVVSKVGLSWRTVAWQCLWLPLIRSTALMAPAFFLARQWLQEATYFHIIMTITALSVIFFALLMLGLLGRDERTWFKMGVEVLFKRNKAAARPPTASS is encoded by the coding sequence ATGAGCCTCATGCCCAAAATCGTGCGCGGATCCGCGATGCACGTGATTGAGCAGGTTGTCCGGCTCGCCTGTGGGTTGTGGATCACCCCCCGGATGGTTTACTATCTGGGAGAGAATGGCTTTGGCCTTTGGGGCATCCTAGCAGGCATTTTTTCTCAGTTCCTGCTCCTAGATCTGGGGCTATCCACTTCCATGCCGCGCTTTCTAGCGCGGGCTATTGGCAATGGAGACGTGGATGACCTCCGCCGCACCGCGAGTACAGGCACCCTGGGCATGCTGATTATTGGGGTCATCGCTCAAATTGCCGGAGCGATCACCTGGCTCACCCTGCCCTGGTTTCTTTCCGAAGTCCACGAGTTGGAGGAAGCGCGTCATGTTGTCGTTGCCCTCACCATCAGCTCGTTAGCCTTTTGGTTAGTCCGACCTATCCTGGTGCATCTCCAGAGTCAGTTGCGGCGTGACATCATCGCCATCGCAGCCATCACTCGGGTGCTCCTCTGCACCGTGGCGGTGGCCTGGGCGCTGGGACATGGCAAAGGGCTGGTCACCGTAGCCTGGATCCACACCATCGGGGGCCTGGGTGAACTCGCCCTCATGGCGCTTATGGACCGCGCATTCTTCCCTTTGGTTCGATGGCACTGGACTCAGCGGCACAAGGCTCGGGAGTTACTTATTTTCTCTCGCTGGAGTTACCTCCTCACCACCAGTGAGCGCATTAGCTTTAGCGGCACAGACATCTTCATCCTTGCCGCCGTCATCAGCAGTGCTGCCTCAGGCATTTATTCTTTGGGTCAAAAATTTGCCATCATGTTTTATGATGTGGCTTACTCCATTGTAGGGGCTCAGTTACTTTCAGCCTTCAGTCAATTGGACGGGGCCGACGATCGCAGTGGGCTAGAGCGTGGCTTTATCGCCGCATCTCGCATTTCTGTTCAAGTCGCCGTCATTGGTGGAGGCATTCTGTGGGCTATCGGTCCGGCGTTTCTCACCCGTTGGGTGCCTCAGCAGGCAGCCGAGGCTACCCCAGTCTTGTTAGCCCTCATCTTCCCTCACGTTCTGGGCGCAGCACAGATCCCAGCCCGCCATCTGCTCATCAGCCTGGCTCGCCATCGCGCCTTGGCGCTAACCTTCCTCGTCGGTATCATTTTAAATATCTTGCTGACTTACGTCTTGGTACGGCATCAAGGCATCACAGGCGCAGCGATCGCTAGCCTAGTGGTCATGAGTCTCGTGTATGGCGTGGCCATGCCGTGGTTGGTGGTGAGCAAGGTTGGGCTATCTTGGCGCACCGTGGCCTGGCAGTGCCTGTGGTTACCGCTTATCCGCAGCACTGCCCTAATGGCCCCTGCTTTTTTCCTGGCGCGTCAGTGGTTGCAGGAGGCGACGTATTTTCACATCATCATGACCATCACGGCACTCTCCGTCATCTTTTTCGCACTCCTCATGCTGGGTCTGCTGGGCCGTGACGAACGCACCTGGTTTAAAATGGGGGTTGAGGTTCTTTTCAAAAGGAATAAAGCCGCCGCAAGACCGCCCACGGCTTCGTCGTAG